A single window of Rhizobium sp. SL42 DNA harbors:
- the arfB gene encoding alternative ribosome rescue aminoacyl-tRNA hydrolase ArfB has product MASDPLYINNRITIAGWELTEQFVLAGGPGGQNVNKVSTAVQLFFNILGSPALSDRVKQNAAALAGRRLSKEGVLMIEANRFRSQERNREDARERLKELILKAAEPPPPPRRKTKPTKGSVERRLKEKSGRAEVKKMRGRPGGD; this is encoded by the coding sequence ATGGCCAGCGATCCGCTTTACATCAACAACCGCATAACCATAGCGGGTTGGGAACTGACCGAGCAGTTCGTTCTGGCCGGCGGCCCGGGCGGCCAGAACGTCAACAAGGTCTCGACGGCGGTTCAACTGTTCTTCAACATCCTCGGATCGCCCGCACTTAGTGATCGGGTCAAGCAGAACGCAGCGGCCTTGGCTGGCCGGCGCCTGTCCAAGGAAGGCGTGCTGATGATCGAGGCCAATCGCTTTCGCAGCCAGGAGCGCAATCGCGAAGATGCGCGCGAGCGGCTGAAGGAACTGATCCTGAAGGCCGCAGAACCGCCGCCGCCGCCGCGCCGCAAAACCAAGCCGACCAAAGGTTCGGTCGAGCGCCGCCTGAAGGAAAAGTCCGGACGCGCCGAAGTGAAGAAAATGCGCGGCAGACCGGGCGGCGACTAA
- a CDS encoding sensor histidine kinase: protein MAKQVDEDTLEELEGASESRRLFTHPFTLIRRIFGHALFSSLTRRIVFFNLAALIVLVGGIMYLNQFREGLIDARVESLLTQGEIIAGAISASASVDTNSITIDPEKLLELQAGQSITPVPNDEDLEFPINPERVAPVLRRLISPTRTRARLFDADANLLLDSRHLYSRGQVLRFDLPPVDNDSSSLTNWVARIFNTVLQPGNLPVYKEAPGGDGSIYPEVMNALTGVRGAVVRVTDQGELIVSVAVPVQRFRAVLGVLLLSTQAGDIDKIVHAERLAIMRVFGVATLVNIVVSLLLSSTIANPLRRLAAAAIRVRRGAREREEIPDFSARQDEIGNLSIALREMTTALYDRIDAIESFAADVSHELKNPLTSLRSAVETLPLAKSDQSRQRLMDIIQHDVRRLDRLISDISDASRLDAELARSDAKPVDMEVLLSSLVDISREIRSGKKAVEIDYVIDQKPGSKARFLVNGHDLRLGQIITNLIENARSFVPEQGGRIRVRLSRTRGRCLVQVEDNGPGIQAENIDRIFERFYTDRPEGESFGQNSGLGLSISRQIAEAHGGTLRAENVIDQDSKTLLGARFVLTLPIDAPA, encoded by the coding sequence TTGGCCAAGCAGGTAGATGAAGACACCTTGGAGGAGCTGGAAGGCGCCTCGGAATCGCGTCGGCTCTTTACCCATCCGTTCACCCTGATCCGGCGCATCTTCGGCCATGCTCTATTTTCGAGCCTGACACGACGGATTGTCTTCTTCAATCTGGCCGCCCTGATCGTCCTAGTCGGCGGGATCATGTATCTCAATCAGTTCCGGGAAGGCTTGATCGATGCACGTGTCGAGAGCCTGCTCACCCAGGGGGAAATCATCGCCGGCGCGATTTCCGCATCGGCGTCGGTCGACACCAATTCGATAACTATCGACCCGGAAAAACTGCTGGAACTGCAGGCCGGCCAAAGCATCACGCCCGTTCCGAATGACGAAGACCTGGAATTTCCTATCAATCCGGAGCGGGTTGCGCCCGTGTTGCGTCGACTGATTTCGCCGACTCGCACCCGCGCCCGGCTGTTTGACGCCGACGCCAATCTGCTGCTTGATTCCCGCCATCTCTATTCCCGCGGCCAGGTCCTGCGTTTCGACCTGCCGCCGGTGGACAACGATTCCTCCAGCCTGACCAACTGGGTAGCGCGGATCTTCAATACGGTGCTGCAGCCCGGCAATCTGCCGGTCTACAAGGAAGCGCCCGGCGGCGACGGCTCGATCTATCCGGAAGTGATGAATGCCTTGACCGGCGTGCGTGGTGCCGTGGTCCGGGTGACGGATCAGGGCGAACTGATCGTTTCCGTTGCCGTGCCGGTCCAGCGGTTTCGCGCGGTGCTCGGCGTACTTCTCCTTTCCACCCAGGCCGGCGATATCGACAAGATCGTGCATGCAGAACGTCTGGCGATCATGCGTGTCTTCGGCGTGGCGACGCTTGTCAACATCGTCGTGTCGCTGCTTCTGTCATCGACCATCGCCAATCCGCTTCGACGGCTTGCGGCAGCGGCGATCAGGGTGCGGCGCGGCGCCAGGGAGCGCGAGGAGATCCCTGACTTCTCCGCCCGCCAGGACGAGATCGGCAATCTGTCGATCGCTTTGCGCGAAATGACCACCGCACTCTATGATCGAATAGATGCGATCGAAAGCTTTGCCGCCGATGTCAGCCATGAGCTGAAGAACCCCCTCACCTCGCTGCGCTCCGCCGTCGAGACCCTGCCACTGGCCAAGTCGGATCAGTCCCGGCAGCGGCTGATGGATATCATACAGCACGACGTACGGCGCCTTGACCGGCTGATCAGCGATATTTCCGACGCCTCGCGGCTTGATGCCGAACTCGCGCGTTCGGATGCCAAGCCGGTCGACATGGAAGTGCTGCTGTCAAGCCTCGTGGATATCTCGCGCGAAATCCGCAGTGGCAAGAAAGCCGTCGAGATCGACTATGTCATCGACCAGAAACCCGGCTCCAAGGCACGGTTCCTGGTCAATGGCCACGATCTGCGTCTGGGGCAGATCATCACCAACCTGATCGAAAACGCTCGATCCTTCGTCCCGGAACAGGGCGGCCGGATCAGGGTTCGCCTATCGCGCACACGCGGTCGGTGCCTCGTGCAGGTTGAGGACAATGGGCCGGGCATCCAGGCCGAGAATATCGACCGTATTTTCGAGCGTTTCTACACCGACCGCCCCGAGGGCGAGAGCTTCGGCCAGAACTCCGGTCTCGGCCTGTCGATCAGCCGGCAGATCGCCGAAGCGCATGGCGGGACGCTGAGAGCAGAGAATGTCATCGATCAGGATAGCAAGACGCTGCTGGGCGCGCGCTTCGTTCTGACCCTACCGATCGATGCACCGGCATGA
- a CDS encoding PTS sugar transporter subunit IIA encodes MIGLVLVTHGKLAEEFHHAVEHVVGPQKNIETVSIGPEDDMDQRRQDILDAVLRADDGHGVIILTDMFGGTPSNLAISVMNNGRIEVIAGVNLPMLIKLAGVRGDNDMDRALVEASEAGRKYINVASRVLSGK; translated from the coding sequence ATGATCGGACTTGTGCTTGTCACACATGGCAAGCTGGCTGAAGAGTTTCACCATGCGGTGGAGCATGTCGTCGGCCCACAAAAAAATATCGAGACCGTTTCGATTGGCCCGGAAGATGATATGGACCAGCGTCGTCAGGACATTCTTGACGCGGTTCTGCGGGCAGATGATGGCCACGGCGTGATTATCCTTACCGACATGTTTGGCGGCACTCCTTCCAATCTGGCTATTTCCGTCATGAACAATGGCCGGATCGAGGTCATCGCCGGCGTCAACCTGCCGATGCTGATCAAGCTTGCCGGCGTGCGTGGCGACAACGACATGGACAGGGCGCTGGTCGAGGCTTCCGAAGCCGGACGCAAATACATCAACGTCGCCAGCCGTGTGCTCAGCGGAAAGTAA
- a CDS encoding phosphoenolpyruvate carboxykinase — protein sequence MEEFGVNNPAIGVATIGLGSAASVRYNLGEGLLYEESIRRGEAELTADGALRALTGQHTGRSAKDKFVVRDSKTDGQIWWDNNKPLSPEHFAVLHRDMLAHAEGKDLFVQDLVGGADKDNALPTRVVTEFAWHSLFIRNLLIRPERSDLATFVPKLTIIDLPSFRADPERHGCRSETVIACDLTNGIVLIGGTSYAGEMKKSVFTVLNYLLPPKGVMPMHCSANVGPAGDAAVFFGLSGTGKTTLSADPSRTLVGDDEHGWGENGIFNFEGGCYAKTIRLSAEAEPEIYATTKRFGTVLENVVLDENRMPDFNDGSLTENTRCAYPLHFIPNASETGTAPHPKTIIMLTADAFGVLPPIARLTPEQAMYHFLSGYTAKVAGTEKGVTEPEATFSTCFGAPFMPRHPTEYGNLLRDLIARHEVDCWLVNTGWTGGAYGTGNRMPIKATRALLTAALTGELKKAEMRTDPNFGFAVPVVVDGVDTRILDPRSTWSDGAAYDVQARKLVGMFINNFAKFEAHVDGKVRDAAPGVAIAAE from the coding sequence ATGGAGGAATTCGGTGTAAATAACCCCGCAATTGGGGTTGCGACGATCGGTCTCGGCAGTGCCGCAAGCGTTCGCTACAACCTGGGCGAAGGCCTGTTGTATGAGGAATCGATTCGCCGCGGCGAAGCCGAACTCACCGCGGATGGCGCATTGCGCGCCTTGACTGGTCAGCACACCGGCCGTTCCGCCAAGGACAAGTTTGTCGTTCGCGACAGCAAGACCGATGGCCAGATCTGGTGGGACAACAACAAGCCACTTTCGCCCGAGCATTTTGCAGTCCTGCACAGGGACATGCTGGCTCATGCTGAAGGCAAGGATCTTTTCGTTCAGGACCTGGTTGGCGGTGCCGACAAGGACAATGCCCTGCCGACCCGCGTCGTGACGGAATTCGCCTGGCATTCGTTGTTCATCCGCAATCTCCTGATCCGTCCGGAACGTTCAGATCTCGCTACGTTCGTGCCGAAGTTGACGATCATCGACCTGCCGAGCTTTCGCGCGGATCCGGAGCGCCACGGCTGCCGCAGCGAGACGGTCATTGCCTGCGACCTAACCAATGGCATCGTGCTAATCGGCGGCACCTCCTATGCCGGCGAGATGAAGAAGTCGGTCTTCACGGTTCTCAATTACCTTCTGCCGCCAAAGGGCGTGATGCCGATGCATTGCTCGGCCAATGTCGGTCCGGCTGGCGATGCTGCCGTCTTCTTCGGGCTCTCGGGCACCGGAAAGACGACACTGTCTGCCGATCCGAGCCGCACGCTGGTCGGCGACGACGAGCATGGCTGGGGCGAAAACGGCATTTTCAATTTCGAGGGCGGTTGCTATGCGAAGACCATCCGTCTTTCGGCCGAGGCTGAGCCTGAGATCTACGCCACGACCAAGCGCTTCGGCACCGTTCTCGAAAATGTCGTGCTCGATGAAAATCGCATGCCGGATTTCAACGATGGCTCGCTGACCGAAAATACCCGCTGCGCCTATCCGCTGCATTTCATTCCGAACGCATCGGAAACCGGTACGGCGCCGCATCCGAAGACGATCATCATGTTGACGGCAGATGCCTTCGGCGTGCTGCCGCCGATCGCCCGTCTGACGCCTGAGCAGGCCATGTACCACTTCCTGTCTGGCTATACTGCCAAGGTGGCGGGAACTGAAAAGGGCGTGACAGAACCGGAAGCGACGTTCTCGACATGCTTTGGTGCGCCTTTCATGCCGCGTCATCCGACTGAATACGGCAACCTGCTGCGCGATCTGATCGCTCGTCATGAGGTTGATTGCTGGCTGGTCAACACCGGCTGGACCGGTGGCGCTTACGGCACAGGCAACCGCATGCCGATCAAGGCGACACGCGCCTTGCTGACGGCTGCACTGACGGGCGAACTGAAAAAGGCGGAGATGCGGACCGATCCCAATTTCGGGTTTGCCGTTCCGGTGGTGGTGGACGGTGTCGATACCAGGATCCTCGATCCGCGTTCGACCTGGTCGGATGGGGCCGCCTATGACGTGCAAGCCAGGAAACTGGTCGGCATGTTCATCAACAACTTCGCCAAGTTTGAAGCCCATGTCGATGGCAAGGTGCGCGACGCGGCGCCGGGTGTTGCGATCGCAGCCGAATAA
- a CDS encoding HPr family phosphocarrier protein: MTGPIAREMLIINKRGLHARASAKFVQMVGGFDAAVSVSKDGTTVGGTSIMGLMMLAASPGCSIHVSATGNQATAVIEALETLIADKFGEEI; the protein is encoded by the coding sequence ATGACTGGTCCGATCGCCCGTGAAATGCTGATCATCAACAAACGCGGCCTACATGCACGCGCCTCGGCGAAATTCGTCCAGATGGTCGGCGGCTTCGATGCAGCCGTGAGTGTGTCCAAGGACGGCACCACCGTCGGCGGCACGTCGATCATGGGACTGATGATGCTGGCGGCGAGCCCCGGATGCTCGATCCATGTCAGCGCCACCGGCAACCAGGCAACCGCCGTCATCGAGGCGCTGGAAACGCTGATTGCCGACAAGTTCGGCGAAGAGATTTAA
- a CDS encoding response regulator transcription factor, with protein MQTIALVDDDRNILTSVSIALEAEGYKVETYTDGASALDGLLARPPQLAIFDIKMPRMDGMELLRRLRQKSDIPVIFLTSKDEEIDELFGLKMGADDFITKPFSQRLLVERVKAILRRAANRENLSAIGGPGKPTAEQQARTLERGQLVMDQERHTCTWKGDPVTLTVTEFLILQSLAQRPGVVKSRDALMDAAYDEQVYVDDRTIDSHIKRLRKKFKMVDTDFDMIETLYGVGYRFREAA; from the coding sequence ATGCAGACGATCGCGCTCGTGGATGACGACCGCAATATCCTCACTTCAGTCTCGATCGCGCTCGAGGCCGAAGGATACAAGGTCGAGACCTATACCGATGGCGCCTCTGCGCTGGACGGCCTGCTCGCAAGGCCCCCGCAGCTTGCCATCTTCGACATCAAGATGCCGCGTATGGACGGCATGGAACTGCTGCGCCGCCTGCGCCAGAAGTCCGACATTCCCGTCATCTTCCTTACCTCCAAGGATGAGGAAATCGACGAACTGTTCGGCCTGAAGATGGGTGCCGACGATTTCATCACCAAGCCGTTTTCGCAGCGACTGCTGGTGGAACGCGTGAAGGCAATCCTGCGCCGCGCAGCCAATCGCGAGAACCTGTCCGCCATCGGCGGCCCCGGCAAGCCGACGGCCGAGCAACAGGCCCGGACGCTTGAACGTGGCCAGCTGGTAATGGACCAGGAACGCCATACCTGCACCTGGAAAGGCGATCCGGTGACCCTGACGGTGACCGAATTCCTCATCCTGCAGTCGCTCGCACAGCGACCGGGCGTGGTCAAAAGCCGCGATGCCTTGATGGACGCAGCCTATGACGAGCAGGTCTATGTTGATGACAGAACCATCGACAGCCACATCAAACGGCTTCGCAAGAAGTTCAAAATGGTCGATACGGACTTCGACATGATTGAAACGCTCTACGGCGTGGGCTACCGCTTCCGCGAAGCAGCGTGA
- the ahcY gene encoding adenosylhomocysteinase, whose protein sequence is MSQHDYVIADIGLADFGRKELDIAETEMPGLMSCRNEFGDSKPLKGARITGSLHMTIQTGVLIETLVALGAEVRWASCNIFSTQDHAAAAIAAAGIPVFAVKGESLTEYWEYTDKIFQWTDGGFSNMILDDGGDATMYILLGARAEAGEDVLSNPQSEEEEILVAQIKKRLAATPGWFTKQRDAIKGVTEETTTGVHRLYELSKKGLLPFPAINVNDSVTKSKFDNKYGCKESLVDGIRRGTDVMMAGKVAVVCGYGDVGKGSAASLRGAGARVKVTEIDPICALQAAMDGFEVVTLEDVVDSADIFITTTGNKDVIRIEHMREMKDMAIVGNIGHFDNEIQVAALKNLKWTNVKPQVDMIEFPKGNRMILLSEGRLLNLGNATGHPSFVMSASFTNQVLAQIELFTKPGEYKNDVYVLPKHLDEKVARLHLAKLGVKLTELSGEQAAYIGVTQQGPFKSEHYRY, encoded by the coding sequence ATGAGCCAACATGACTACGTCATTGCCGATATCGGTCTTGCCGATTTCGGACGCAAGGAACTAGACATCGCTGAAACCGAAATGCCGGGCCTGATGTCCTGCCGCAACGAATTCGGCGACAGCAAGCCGCTCAAGGGTGCGCGCATCACCGGCTCGCTGCACATGACGATCCAGACGGGTGTTCTGATCGAGACCCTGGTCGCGCTCGGCGCCGAAGTCCGTTGGGCTTCGTGCAACATTTTCTCGACCCAGGACCATGCCGCTGCCGCAATCGCAGCCGCCGGCATTCCGGTCTTTGCCGTCAAGGGCGAGTCACTCACCGAATATTGGGAATACACCGACAAGATCTTCCAATGGACCGATGGTGGCTTCTCCAACATGATCCTCGATGATGGCGGCGACGCCACCATGTATATCCTGCTTGGCGCCCGCGCCGAAGCAGGCGAGGACGTTCTCTCCAATCCGCAGTCGGAAGAAGAAGAAATCCTGGTCGCGCAGATCAAGAAGCGCCTGGCAGCAACGCCCGGCTGGTTCACCAAGCAGCGCGACGCGATCAAAGGCGTCACCGAAGAAACCACCACGGGCGTGCATCGCCTGTACGAACTGTCGAAGAAGGGTCTCCTTCCTTTCCCGGCGATCAACGTCAACGATTCAGTCACCAAGTCGAAGTTCGACAACAAGTACGGCTGCAAGGAATCGCTGGTTGATGGCATCCGCCGCGGTACCGACGTGATGATGGCCGGCAAGGTTGCCGTCGTCTGCGGCTACGGCGACGTCGGCAAGGGCTCGGCGGCATCGCTGCGCGGCGCAGGCGCCCGCGTCAAGGTGACAGAAATCGATCCGATCTGCGCCCTGCAGGCTGCCATGGATGGCTTTGAAGTCGTCACGCTGGAAGACGTCGTCGATTCGGCTGACATCTTCATCACCACGACCGGCAACAAGGACGTCATCCGCATCGAGCATATGCGCGAGATGAAGGACATGGCGATCGTCGGCAATATCGGCCACTTTGACAACGAGATCCAGGTCGCTGCGCTGAAGAACCTCAAGTGGACCAACGTCAAGCCGCAGGTCGACATGATCGAGTTCCCGAAGGGCAACCGCATGATCCTTCTGTCGGAAGGCCGCCTGCTGAACCTCGGCAATGCCACCGGTCACCCGTCCTTCGTGATGAGCGCCTCGTTCACCAACCAGGTTCTGGCCCAGATCGAGCTGTTCACCAAGCCCGGCGAATACAAGAACGACGTCTACGTCCTGCCCAAGCACCTCGATGAAAAGGTCGCTCGTCTGCATCTCGCCAAACTTGGCGTGAAGCTGACGGAACTTTCTGGCGAGCAGGCTGCCTATATCGGCGTCACTCAGCAGGGTCCTTTCAAGTCTGAACACTATCGCTATTAA
- a CDS encoding HPr kinase/phosphorylase — MTGIGENIHATAIIVDGIGLLFVGPSGTGKSALAFDCIAEARISGKSAALISDDRVIISRQNGHIIGHGPASIRGLLELRHSGIVRMEWVEQAPLHYAIMPVVSAEADRLPPEHEQFEVARDIQLPAIRVPRPVRFPLSHIFALIRSV; from the coding sequence ATGACGGGCATTGGCGAAAACATTCACGCGACCGCCATCATCGTTGACGGTATCGGTCTGCTTTTTGTGGGTCCTTCGGGGACGGGAAAATCAGCCTTGGCGTTCGACTGCATCGCCGAGGCGCGTATCAGCGGAAAGTCCGCAGCGCTGATCTCGGACGATCGGGTCATCATTTCGCGCCAGAATGGCCACATCATTGGACACGGGCCAGCCAGCATCCGTGGACTTCTCGAATTGCGTCACAGCGGCATCGTCAGGATGGAATGGGTCGAACAAGCTCCACTTCACTATGCGATCATGCCCGTTGTATCGGCAGAAGCCGACAGATTGCCGCCCGAACACGAACAATTTGAAGTCGCGAGGGATATTCAACTGCCCGCTATCCGTGTTCCGCGACCTGTCCGATTTCCACTTTCCCATATCTTCGCCCTTATTCGGAGCGTATGA